Below is a window of Chryseobacterium arthrosphaerae DNA.
CTGAAAAGAAATGGAACGTTTATTGCAAATTTCACTTAAAAAGAAGTTATGAAAATTCCAGCATTATTAATGGCGAGTTTACTGGCGGTAGGAGTGTCTGCCCAGACTACGAAACCTGCAGCAAAATCCAAGAAGCCGGTAAAGAAGGTTAAAAAAGTTGTGGCTGCAGATACTGCAGAAAAGCCAAAGCCGGGTAAACCCAAACCTATTGTAAAAAAGGATACACTTGTACTTGGAGAACATGGCTGTCCGGCCTGTGGAATGGGATAAAAGATGAAAAAG
It encodes the following:
- the chrA gene encoding MNIO class RiPP chryseobasin precursor ChrA: MKIPALLMASLLAVGVSAQTTKPAAKSKKPVKKVKKVVAADTAEKPKPGKPKPIVKKDTLVLGEHGCPACGMG